In one window of Miscanthus floridulus cultivar M001 chromosome 12, ASM1932011v1, whole genome shotgun sequence DNA:
- the LOC136495333 gene encoding uncharacterized protein, with amino-acid sequence MPQGGPWSRMVSGEFEIDDIGISPSQPSAPKKKANRAANYSLDEDIQLCESWENISLDPITGNEQPGKAYWKRIHDNFHANKKFASDRNANSLEHRWATIHKECQKFQGLYDKVECRHPSGVPYQEHLLEAQKLYAGGKKKQCFPFLHCWQMIRHSEKFVPPVTNKRPRESNSPPGTVDVFDLEDGESNKSQTPDSAMPSSKRPMGRKQAKEKLKKGGEQMDYSLIEKFLSDKEKVREDRWQENKMMHERRLALEERKIVNEEDKTLWEKEQKIMFCDLEKLDPSQKTYVIAMRAQIAAQKMVAFNSAFAGSSGGHEASGGGEI; translated from the exons ATGCCGCAGGGAGGTCCTTGGTCACGGATGGTTTCCGGCGAATTTGAGATTGATGACATTGGAATTTCACCTAGTCAACCTAGTGCACCAAAGAAGAAGGCAAACCGTGCTGCTAACTACTCTCTGGATGAAGACATCCAATTGTGTGAATCTTGGGAGAACATAAGTTTGGATCCTATCACTGGAAATGAGCAACCTGGCAAGGCCTATTGGAAGCGAATTCATGATAACTTTCATGCGAACAAAAAATTTGCATCTGATAGGAATGCGAACTCTCTTGAGCATCGGTGGGCGACAATTCACAAAGAGTGCCAGAAGTTTCAAGGCTTATATGATAAGGTTGAGTGCCGCCATCCTAGTGGAGTGCCATACCAGGAACAT TTGCTAGAAGCTCAAAAATTATATGCTGGTGGAAAGAAGAAGCAGTGCTTTCCTTTCCTTCATTGTTGGCAGATGATTAGGCATAGCGAGAAGTTTGTGCCCCCTGTCACCAACAAAAGGCCTAGGGAAAGCAATTCACCACCAGGAACAGTGGATGTGTTTGATCTAGAAGATGGTGAGAGTAATAAGAGCCAAACCCCTGACTCTGCTATGCCTAGCAGTAAAAGGCCTATGGGGAGGAAGCAAGCTAAGGAGAAGCTGAAGAAAGGAGGAGAACAAATGGATTATAGCTTGATAGAGAAATTTCTTTCAGACAAAGAGAAAGTTAGAGAGGATAGGTGGCAAGAGAACAAGATGATGCATGAGCGCAGATTAGCACTTGAAGAGCGCAAGATTGTAAATGAGGAGGACAAAACGCTATGGGAGAAAGAACAAAAGATTATGTTTTGTGACCTTGAGAAATTAGACCCCTCCCAGAAGACATATGTGATAGCAATGAGGGCTCAGATTGCAGCACAAAAGATGGTGGCCTTCAACAGCGCTTTTGCTGGTAGCAGTGGAGGACATGAAGCTAGTGGTGGAGGAGAAATTTGA
- the LOC136496850 gene encoding oxygen-dependent coproporphyrinogen-III oxidase, chloroplastic-like, which yields MASSLLSTPSRTLAPAPAGLRGRAPAQAHLPRGGLGLGVAPRRSRALRVRASVAIEKETPESEPPPTFLREDGQGAGSGSVRARFEAMIRRVQGEVCAALEEADGGGARFVEDVWSRPGGGGGISRVLQDGRVFEKAGVNVSVVYGVMPPDAYRAAKGEAGKNGAAAADAQKPGPVPFFAAGISSVLHPKNPFAPTLHFNYRYFETDAPKDTPGAPRQWWFGGGTDLTPSYIIEEDVNHFHSVQKLACDKFDPSFHPRFKKWCDDYFYIQHRNERRGLGGIFFDDLNDYDQEMLLNFATECADSVLPAYIPIIERRKDTPFNEDHKAWQQLRRGRYVEFNLVYDRGTTFGLKTGGRIESILVSLPLTARWEYDHKPEEGTEEWKLLDACINPKDWI from the exons ATGGCGTCCTCCCTCCTCTCCACCCCGTCCCGAACCCTAGCCCCGGCCCCCGCCGGCCTCCGGGGGCGGGCGCCGGCCCAGGCGCACCTCCCGCgcggcggcctcggcctcggagTCGCCCCCCGCCGCAGCCGCGCGCTCCGCGTGCGCGCGTCGGTGGCGATCGAGAAGGAGACGCCGGAGAGCGAGCCGCCGCCGACGTTCCTCCGCGAGGACGGGCAAGGCGCCGGGTCCGGGTCCGTGCGGGCGCGGTTCGAGGCCATGATCCGCCGGGTGCAGGGGGAGGTCTGCGCCGCGCTCGAGgaggccgacggcggcggcgcgcgcttcGTCGAGGACGTCTGGTcgcgccccggcggcggcgggggcatcAGCCGCGTCCTGCAGGACGGTCGCGTCTTCGAGAAGGCCGGGGTCAACGTCTCCGTCGTCTACGGCGTCATGCCGCCCGACGCCTACCGCGCCGCCAAGGGGGAGGCCGGCAAGAACGGGGCCGCCGCCGCGGATGCCCAGAAGCCTGGCCCCGTGCCATTCTTCGCCGCGGGGATTAGTTCG GTGCTTCACCCCAAGAATCCATTTGCTCCAACATTGCATTTTAACTACCGTTACTTTGAGACGGATGCACCAAAAG ATACACCTGGTGCACCAAGACAATGGTGGTTTGGCGGTGGTACTGACTTGACTCCTTCATACATCATCGAAGAGGATGTGAATCATTTCCATTCT GTTCAAAAGCTAGCATGTGATAAATTTGATCCAAGTTTTCACCCAAGATTCAAAAAATGGTGTGATGATTATTTTTATATA CAGCACCGTAATGAGCGGCGTGGGCTTGGTGGAATATTTTTTGATGACCTTAATGATTATGATCAAGAGATGCTTCTCAACTTTGCTACAG AATGTGCGGACTCTGTACTTCCTGCGTAcataccaatcatagaacggcgGAAGGACACTCCATTCAATGAGGATCACAAGGCATGGCAGCAATTGCGAAGAGGCCGTTATGTGGAGTTCAACCTT GTCTATGACCGTGGTACGACATTCGGCCTAAAGACTGGAGGAAGGATTGAGAGCATACTCGTGTCCCTTCCACTTACAGCACGGTGGGAGTATGATCAT AAACCGGAAGAAGGGACTGAGGAATGGAAACTTCTGGACGCATGCATAAATCCGAAGGATTGGATCTGA
- the LOC136498256 gene encoding putative glutamine amidotransferase GAT1_2.1: MRKPGGSGDEFDYPGCARAYQEFARAVVAYQEKTVAGPHLPRGNPIPVPPKLSKEMERRRKVISRSFSLAKDMYLSGGRTNPAEQRDLEAGAEFLECVQSNTASLSVQQEKRLKQMGATVRNASGYLNSLQVSGVREAAARALMAEMTVNQLSDLAAFYGTMGKICSEVLDT, translated from the exons ATGCGCAAGCCCGGCGGCTCCGGCGACGAGTTTGACTACCCCGGCTGCGCCAGGGCGTACCAGGAGTTCGCCCGTGCCGTGGTCGCGTACCAGGAGAAGACGGTGGCGGGTCCGCACTTGCCCCGTGGCAACCCCATCCCCGTGCCGCCGAAGCTGAGCAAGGAGATGGAGAGGCGACGCAAGGTCATCTCCCGCAGCTTCTCGCTCGCCAAGGACATGTACCTCTCCGGCGGCCGCACCAACCCGGCGGAGCAGCGTGACCTCGAAGCCGGCGCCGAGTTCCTCGAG TGCGTGCAATCGAACACGGCGTCGCTGAGCGTGCAGCAGGAGAAGCGGCTGAAGCAGATGGGCGCCACGGTGCGGAACGCGTCGGGGTACCTCAACAGCCTCCAGGTGAGCGGCGTGCgcgaggcggcggcgcgggcgctcaTGGCGGAGATGACCGTCAACCAGCTCTCCGACCTCGCCGCCTTCTACGGGACCATGGGCAAGATCTGCTCCGAGGTGCTCGACACCTAG